One genomic window of Calonectris borealis chromosome 27, bCalBor7.hap1.2, whole genome shotgun sequence includes the following:
- the LOC142093559 gene encoding PH and SEC7 domain-containing protein 4-like yields the protein MPGHGCAWLSVSPGASCPGREVAQGPPPATPPPHPAMEELPPETGEEPPPDPPASTHGSPPGGSAVTPALPNGGQGRRGEAQRLAARLFHLDGFKRSQVAAFLRKNNDFSGMVAQEYLDFFQFGGQTLDQALRSFLQALVLTGETQERERILGHFSRRYHRCNPGAFPSPDAVHSLTCAIMLLNTDLHGQRLGRAMTSAEFVANLSGMMDGQDFPREQLKALYGSIRNEKLAWAADEEEEEEEEEAGGGGSLAPPGRKKSNPFLDLPGGAGAVTYRRGWVARKVLAEADGKKTPWGRRGWKPFQAVLKGTVLYFLKPGGRTGVPRRPPEPGPFPVPQEEEGPEAEEPLGVHHALAERASKYTKRPNVFRLQTADWRVFLFQAPTPEEMFSWISRINLVAALFSSPPFPAAVGSQRRFVRPILPAAPSRSPPEEQHRSHEAWMERVAQELFEHQRNLPEKRGRARDLDEYRLKKEYLLYERRRYETYVQVLETWISAGAQDLEGWEAQAGPVVAPPDPPTLTKAHSSPSLVPEPPTAPTIRVKRNISERRTVRKIVPKRNKNLL from the exons aTGCCGGGACACGGCTGTGCCTGGCTGTCGGTGTCCCCGGGCGCTTCCTGCCCGGGGAGGGAAGTGGCgcagggccccccccccgccaccccgccACCGCACCCCGCCATGGAGGAGCTGCCCCCCGAGACGGGCGAGGAGCCCCCGCCGGACCCCCccgccagcacccatgg gtcccccccgggGGGGTCAGCGGTGACACCGGCGCTGCCAAACGGGGGACAGGGACGTCGGGGGGAGGCGCAGCGTTTGGCCGCCCGCCTCTTCCACCTCGATGGCTTCAAGAGGTCCCAAGTGGCCGCGTTCCTCCGCAAGAA caatgaTTTCAGCGGGATGGTGGCCCAGGAGTACCTGGACTTCTTCCAGTTTGGTGGCCAGACGCTGGACCAGGCGCTCAG atCCTTCCTGCAGGCGCTGGTGCTGACGGGCGAGACGCAGGAGCGCGAGCGCATCCTCGGCCACTTCTCCCGGCGTTACCATCGCTGCAACCCCGgcgccttcccctccccag aCGCCGTGCACTCCCTGACCTGTGCCATCATGCTGCTGAACACCGACCTCCACGGGCAG CGCCTCGGCCGTGCCATGACCAGCGCCGAATTCGTGGCCAACCTGAGCGGGATGATGGATGGGCAGGATTTCCCCAGGGAGCAGCTGaag gctCTATACGGCTCCATCCGCAACGAGAAGCTGGCGTGGGCGGC ggatgaggaggaggaggaggaggaggaagaagcgggTGGGGGGGGCAGCCTGGCCCCCCCCGGCCGTAAGAAGAGCAACCCCTTCCTGGACctgccggggggggccggggccgtcACCTACCGCCGGGGCTGGGTGGCCAGGAAGGTGCTGGCTGAGGCTGACGGCAAAAAAA cgccgtggggcagacgAGGTTGGAAACCCTTCCAGGCCGTGCTAAAGGGAACGGTCCTCTATTTCCTCAAACCTGGGGGGCGAACGGGGgtcccccgccggccccccgagccgggacccttcccggttccccaggaggaggaaggacccGAGGCCGAGGAGCCTTTGGGGGTCCACCACGCCTTGGCCGAGCGCGCCAGCAAATACACCAAGCGCCCCAACGTCTTCCGCCTGCAGACGGCCGACTGGCGCGTCTTCCTCTTCCAAGCCCC GACGCCAGAGGAGATGTTCTCCTGGATCTCCCGTATCAACTTGGTGGCCGCTCTCTTCTCCTCGCCTCCCTTTCCCGCCGCCGTCGGTTCCCAACGCCGCTTCGTCCGTCCCatcctccccgccgcccccagccgcagccccccg gaggagcagcaccGCTCTCACGAGGCGTGGATGGAGCGGGTGGCCCAGGAGCTCTTCGAGCATCAACGCAACCTCCCCGAAAAGCGGGGACGAGCCCGCGACCTGGACGAGTACCGCCTGAAGAAGGAGTATCTCCTCTACGAG AGACGTCGCTACGAGACCTACGTGCAGGTCCTGGAGACCTGGATCAGCGCCGGCGCCCAGGACCTGGAGGGGTGGGAAGCCCAAGCGGGGCCAGTGgtggcccccccggacccccccaccctgaccAAAGCCCACTCCAGCCCCTCGCTGGTCCCCgagccccccacggcccccaccATCCGCGTCAAGAGGAACATCTCCGAGCGCCGGACGGTGAGGAAGATCGTCCCCAAACGCAACAAGAACCTGCTGTGA
- the LOC142093627 gene encoding interleukin-36 receptor antagonist protein-like, translated as MSHASRPPFRAEGPWGHPEWSQSRGHPLGVMSTGTGDVAEPVIDPDMVALFEDFLGKADSEVTVASAETRPLAQPYHYVMRDTEQKGLCLHNGRLVATSLQGANAAQEEPISVVPNRYLERRRCPLIVGIRGGTQALSCGTGPEPQLKLENVGLLDLFRRGAEATPYTFYKTFGGSTHTFEAAAFPGRFLSTAPGLGEELALAPPPAVTAFYLHRK; from the exons ATGTCCCACGCGTCCAGACCTCCCTTCAG ggccgagggtccctggggacacccgGAGTGGTCCCAGTCTCGCGGGCACCCGCTGGGTGTCATGAGCACGGGGACCGGGGACGTGGCGGAGCCTGTCATCGACCCCGACATGGTGGCCTTGTTCGAGGATTTCCTGGGAAAAG CGGACTCGGAGGTGACGGTGGCCTCGGCGGAGACGCGGCCCCTAGCGCAGCCCTACCACTACGTCATGCGGGACACGGAGCAGAAGGGGCTCTGCCTGCACAACGGGCGTCTGGTGGCCACCAGCCTGCAGGGTGCCAACGCCGCCCAGGAAg AACCCATCAGCGTGGTGCCCAACCGGTACCTGGAACGTCGGCGCTGTCCCCTCATCGTGGGCATCCGTGGTGGCACCCAGGCCCTCTCCTGCGGCACCGGCCCCGAGCCCCAGCTGAAGCTGGAG AACGTGGGGCTGCTGGACCTGTTCCGGCGGGGGGCCGAGGCCACCCCCTACACCTTCTACAAGACCTTTGGTGGCTCCACGCACACCTTCGAGGCGGCCGCCTTCCCCGGGCGCTTCCTCAGCaccgccccggggctgggggaggagctggccctggccccgcccccagcCGTCACCGCCTTCTACCTGCACCGCAAGTGa
- the LOC142093558 gene encoding uncharacterized protein LOC142093558 isoform X1: MEPAGTPPPTPLPGVLAAQDAIVFSGAGAEGVTPPAVAPAVAPGGTDVFWASLMRAQLCVWELQGAIEGQPDGGDRDHAPQDIWHHGATAGSAATAPSISHQRRGPGSPEESISHQHLPTGGSVSPKFMPTDGSILCEHQGRGSACESIFHMAMGGSISPTSMPMDKNISPTSMPMGKNISPESLPTDESIFHEHQGRGSTYESIFHVSTGGSISPTSMPMDKNISPTSMPMDKNISPTSMPMDKNILPMSMPMSKNISPESLPTDESIFHEHQGRGSTYESIFHVSTGGSVLHEHLPTDGTISAKSMPIDGSILHEHQSWGFAYESISHVSMGGSISNEHRGHVPTNGSISPRSMSMAGSISPMSVPVDETILQEHVPIDGTISPKSTPTDETNTSKSVPTDGSISHEVPKDGTISYKSIPMDGTISPQSVPMDGTISQQHVPTDGTISPKFTPTDGTISPKFTPTDGTISPKFMPMDGIILPKFTPMDGTISPKSAPMDGTISPKSAPMEGTISPKFTPMDGTISPKFTPMDGTISPKSAPMEGTISPKFMPMDGSISPKSVPTDGTTSPKFMSTDGTTSPEHRDPQCSEEEDDDEDDNGSSSREEDAEEDEDLEEEEPHFHTNPLFQSRVLAPMGARWVPVYRPHGAALQPLLITEGDDAMGGTGEGRGCPPPTPTPPPFGCLPAGGDLDSAVERGPPRPPGLALSDPLDLPPGSGDTPSPLRLQPEWGYRDPPGPPTPLEIPGGGDRDPPAPVTPQLWPQEGETRICPSPGPRPPQSHPWEGGTSPLPGPWLPPICPREGGTRPPQPPQICPKEGGTSPPPSPCPPPI, encoded by the exons ATGGAGCCGGCgggcacccccccacccacccccctccccggggtccTGGCGGCGCAGGACGCCATCGTTTTCTCGGGGGCGGGTGCCGAAGGGGTGACCCCCCCCGCCGTGGCACCCGCCGTGGCACCCGGTGGCACCGACGTCTTCTGGGCCAGCCTGATGCGAGCCCAGCTGTGCGTCTGGGAGCTGCAGGGTGCCATCGAGGGGCAGCCGGACGGCGGCGACCGCGACCACGCGCCGCAGGACATCTGGCACCACGGGGCCACGGCCGGGAGCGCGGCCACGGCGCCGAGCATCTCACACCAGCGGCGTGGTCCTGGGTCTCCGGAGGAGAGCATCTCGCACCAGCACCTGCCCACGGGTGGGAGCGTGTCACCCAAGTTCATGCCCACGGATGGGAGCATCTTGTGTGAGCACCAAGGCCGTGGATCCGCATGTGAGAGCATCTTCCACATGGCCATGGGTGGGAGCATCTCACCCACATCCATGCCCATGGATAAGAACATCTCACCCACGTCCATGCCCATGGGTAAGAACATCTCGCCCGAGTCCCTGCCCACGGATGAGAGCATCTTCCATGAGCACCAAGGCCGTGGATCCACATATGAGAGCATCTTCCACGTGTCCACAGGTGGGAGCATCTCACCCACGTCCATGCCCATGGATAAGAACATCTCACCCACGTCCATGCCCATGGATAAGAACATCTCACCCACGTCCATGCCCATGGATAAGAACATCTTGCCCATGTCCATGCCCATGAGTAAGAACATCTCACCTGAGTCCCTGCCCACGGATGAGAGCATCTTCCATGAGCACCAAGGCCGTGGATCCACATACGAGAGCATCTTCCACGTGTCTACAGGTGGGAGCGTCTTGCATGAGCATCTGCCGACAGATGGGACCATCTCAGCCAAGTCCATGCCCATCGATGGGAGCATCTTGCACGAGCACCAAAGCTGGGGATTCGCATATGAGAGCATCTCGCACGTGTCCATGGGTGGTAGCATCTCAAACGAGCACCGTGGCCATGTGCCTACAAATGGGAGCATCTCGCCCAGGTCCATGTCCATGGCTGGGAGCATCTCCCCCATGTCCGTGCCCGTGGATGAGACCATCTTGCAGGAGCATGTGCCCATAGATGGCACCATCTCGCCCAAATCCACGCCCACAGATGAGACCAACACATCCAAGTCCGTGCCCACAGATGGGAGCATCTCGCATGAGGTCCCAAAGGATGGGACCATCTCATACAAGTCCATACCCATGGATGGGACCATCTCACCCCAGTCTGTGCCCATGGATGGGACCATCTCACAGCAGCACGTGCCCACGGATGGGACCATCTCACCCAAGTTCACGCCCACGGATGGGACCATCTCACCCAAGTTCACGCCCACGGATGGGACCATCTCACCCAAGTTCATGCCCATGGATGGGATCATCTTACCCAAGTTCACACCTATGGATGGGACCATCTCGCCCAAGTCTGCACCCATGGATGGGACCATCTCACCCAAGTCTGCACCCATGGAAGGGACCATCTCACCCAAGTTCACACCTATGGATGGGACCATCTCACCCAAGTTCACACCTATGGATGGGACCATCTCGCCCAAGTCTGCACCCATGGAAGGGACCATCTCACCCAAGTTCATGCCCATGGATGGAAGCATCTCACCCAAATCTGTGCCCACGGATGGGACCACCTCACCCAAGTTCATGTCCACGGATGGGACCACCTCACCCGAGCACCGGGACCCCCAATGCAGcgaagaggaagatgatgatgaagatgacaATGGCTCCTCCTCCCGGGAGGAAGATGCTGAGGAAGACGAGgatctggaggaggaggagccccACTTCCACACCAACCCCCTCTTCCAGAGCCGGGtgctggcacccatgggtgcccggtGGGTGCCGGTCTACCGGCCCCACGGCGCCGCCCTGCAGCCGCTGCTCATCACCGAGGGGGACGACGCcatggggggcaccggggagggacgggggtgtcccccccccacccccacccccccaccctttGGGTGCCTCCCGGCAGGAGGGGACCTCGACAGCGCCGTGGAGCGGG gacccccccgacccccaggCCTGGCGCTCTCCGACCCCCTGGATCTGCCCCCAGGATCTGGGGATACCCCCAGCCCCCTACGGCTGCAGCCAGAATGGGGATACCGggacccccctggacccccaaccCCTTTGGAGATCCCGGGGGGGGGTgaccgggaccccccagccccggttACCCCCCAGCTGTGGCCTCAGGAGGGGGAGACCAGGATCTGCCCCTCCCCAGGCCCCCGACCCCCCCAAAGCCACCCCTGGGAGGGGGGTACCAGCCCCCTGCCAGGTCCTTGGCTCCCCCCGATttgccccagggaggggggtaccagacccccccaacccccccagatTTGCCCCAAAGAGGGGGGAACCAGCCCCCCGCCAAGCCCTTGCCCCCCCCCGATTTGA
- the LOC142093558 gene encoding uncharacterized protein LOC142093558 isoform X3: MEPAGTPPPTPLPGVLAAQDAIVFSGAGAEGVTPPAVAPAVAPGGTDVFWASLMRAQLCVWELQGAIEGQPDGGDRDHAPQDIWHHGATAGSAATAPSISHQRRGPGSPEESISHQHLPTGGSVSPKFMPTDGSILCEHQGRGSACESIFHMAMGGSISPTSMPMDKNISPTSMPMGGSVLHEHLPTDGTISAKSMPIDGSILHEHQSWGFAYESISHVSMGGSISNEHRGHVPTNGSISPRSMSMAGSISPMSVPVDETILQEHVPIDGTISPKSTPTDETNTSKSVPTDGSISHEVPKDGTISYKSIPMDGTISPQSVPMDGTISQQHVPTDGTISPKFTPTDGTISPKFTPTDGTISPKFMPMDGIILPKFTPMDGTISPKSAPMDGTISPKSAPMEGTISPKFTPMDGTISPKFTPMDGTISPKSAPMEGTISPKFMPMDGSISPKSVPTDGTTSPKFMSTDGTTSPEHRDPQCSEEEDDDEDDNGSSSREEDAEEDEDLEEEEPHFHTNPLFQSRVLAPMGARWVPVYRPHGAALQPLLITEGDDAMGGTGEGRGCPPPTPTPPPFGCLPAGGDLDSAVERGPPRPPGLALSDPLDLPPGSGDTPSPLRLQPEWGYRDPPGPPTPLEIPGGGDRDPPAPVTPQLWPQEGETRICPSPGPRPPQSHPWEGGTSPLPGPWLPPICPREGGTRPPQPPQICPKEGGTSPPPSPCPPPI, translated from the exons ATGGAGCCGGCgggcacccccccacccacccccctccccggggtccTGGCGGCGCAGGACGCCATCGTTTTCTCGGGGGCGGGTGCCGAAGGGGTGACCCCCCCCGCCGTGGCACCCGCCGTGGCACCCGGTGGCACCGACGTCTTCTGGGCCAGCCTGATGCGAGCCCAGCTGTGCGTCTGGGAGCTGCAGGGTGCCATCGAGGGGCAGCCGGACGGCGGCGACCGCGACCACGCGCCGCAGGACATCTGGCACCACGGGGCCACGGCCGGGAGCGCGGCCACGGCGCCGAGCATCTCACACCAGCGGCGTGGTCCTGGGTCTCCGGAGGAGAGCATCTCGCACCAGCACCTGCCCACGGGTGGGAGCGTGTCACCCAAGTTCATGCCCACGGATGGGAGCATCTTGTGTGAGCACCAAGGCCGTGGATCCGCATGTGAGAGCATCTTCCACATGGCCATGGGTGGGAGCATCTCACCCACATCCATGCCCATGGATAAGAACATCTCACCCACGTCCATGCCCATGG GTGGGAGCGTCTTGCATGAGCATCTGCCGACAGATGGGACCATCTCAGCCAAGTCCATGCCCATCGATGGGAGCATCTTGCACGAGCACCAAAGCTGGGGATTCGCATATGAGAGCATCTCGCACGTGTCCATGGGTGGTAGCATCTCAAACGAGCACCGTGGCCATGTGCCTACAAATGGGAGCATCTCGCCCAGGTCCATGTCCATGGCTGGGAGCATCTCCCCCATGTCCGTGCCCGTGGATGAGACCATCTTGCAGGAGCATGTGCCCATAGATGGCACCATCTCGCCCAAATCCACGCCCACAGATGAGACCAACACATCCAAGTCCGTGCCCACAGATGGGAGCATCTCGCATGAGGTCCCAAAGGATGGGACCATCTCATACAAGTCCATACCCATGGATGGGACCATCTCACCCCAGTCTGTGCCCATGGATGGGACCATCTCACAGCAGCACGTGCCCACGGATGGGACCATCTCACCCAAGTTCACGCCCACGGATGGGACCATCTCACCCAAGTTCACGCCCACGGATGGGACCATCTCACCCAAGTTCATGCCCATGGATGGGATCATCTTACCCAAGTTCACACCTATGGATGGGACCATCTCGCCCAAGTCTGCACCCATGGATGGGACCATCTCACCCAAGTCTGCACCCATGGAAGGGACCATCTCACCCAAGTTCACACCTATGGATGGGACCATCTCACCCAAGTTCACACCTATGGATGGGACCATCTCGCCCAAGTCTGCACCCATGGAAGGGACCATCTCACCCAAGTTCATGCCCATGGATGGAAGCATCTCACCCAAATCTGTGCCCACGGATGGGACCACCTCACCCAAGTTCATGTCCACGGATGGGACCACCTCACCCGAGCACCGGGACCCCCAATGCAGcgaagaggaagatgatgatgaagatgacaATGGCTCCTCCTCCCGGGAGGAAGATGCTGAGGAAGACGAGgatctggaggaggaggagccccACTTCCACACCAACCCCCTCTTCCAGAGCCGGGtgctggcacccatgggtgcccggtGGGTGCCGGTCTACCGGCCCCACGGCGCCGCCCTGCAGCCGCTGCTCATCACCGAGGGGGACGACGCcatggggggcaccggggagggacgggggtgtcccccccccacccccacccccccaccctttGGGTGCCTCCCGGCAGGAGGGGACCTCGACAGCGCCGTGGAGCGGG gacccccccgacccccaggCCTGGCGCTCTCCGACCCCCTGGATCTGCCCCCAGGATCTGGGGATACCCCCAGCCCCCTACGGCTGCAGCCAGAATGGGGATACCGggacccccctggacccccaaccCCTTTGGAGATCCCGGGGGGGGGTgaccgggaccccccagccccggttACCCCCCAGCTGTGGCCTCAGGAGGGGGAGACCAGGATCTGCCCCTCCCCAGGCCCCCGACCCCCCCAAAGCCACCCCTGGGAGGGGGGTACCAGCCCCCTGCCAGGTCCTTGGCTCCCCCCGATttgccccagggaggggggtaccagacccccccaacccccccagatTTGCCCCAAAGAGGGGGGAACCAGCCCCCCGCCAAGCCCTTGCCCCCCCCCGATTTGA
- the LOC142093558 gene encoding uncharacterized protein LOC142093558 isoform X2, whose amino-acid sequence MEPAGTPPPTPLPGVLAAQDAIVFSGAGAEGVTPPAVAPAVAPGGTDVFWASLMRAQLCVWELQGAIEGQPDGGDRDHAPQDIWHHGATAGSAATAPSISHQRRGPGSPEESISHQHLPTGGSVSPKFMPTDGSILCEHQGRGSACESIFHMAMGGSISPTSMPMDKNISPTSMPMGKNISPESLPTDESIFHEHQGRGSTYESIFHVSTGGSISPTSMPMDKNISPTSMPMDKNISPTSMPMDKNILPMSMPMSKNISPESLPTDESIFHEHQGRGSTYESIFHVSTGGSVLHEHLPTDGTISAKSMPIDGSILHEHQSWGFAYESISHVSMGGSISNEHRGHVPTNGSISPRSMSMAGSISPMSVPVDETILQEHVPIDGTISPKSTPTDETNTSKSVPTDGSISHEVPKDGTISYKSIPMDGTISPQSVPMDGTISQQHVPTDGTISPKFTPTDGTISPKFTPTDGTISPKFMSTDGTTSPEHRDPQCSEEEDDDEDDNGSSSREEDAEEDEDLEEEEPHFHTNPLFQSRVLAPMGARWVPVYRPHGAALQPLLITEGDDAMGGTGEGRGCPPPTPTPPPFGCLPAGGDLDSAVERGPPRPPGLALSDPLDLPPGSGDTPSPLRLQPEWGYRDPPGPPTPLEIPGGGDRDPPAPVTPQLWPQEGETRICPSPGPRPPQSHPWEGGTSPLPGPWLPPICPREGGTRPPQPPQICPKEGGTSPPPSPCPPPI is encoded by the exons ATGGAGCCGGCgggcacccccccacccacccccctccccggggtccTGGCGGCGCAGGACGCCATCGTTTTCTCGGGGGCGGGTGCCGAAGGGGTGACCCCCCCCGCCGTGGCACCCGCCGTGGCACCCGGTGGCACCGACGTCTTCTGGGCCAGCCTGATGCGAGCCCAGCTGTGCGTCTGGGAGCTGCAGGGTGCCATCGAGGGGCAGCCGGACGGCGGCGACCGCGACCACGCGCCGCAGGACATCTGGCACCACGGGGCCACGGCCGGGAGCGCGGCCACGGCGCCGAGCATCTCACACCAGCGGCGTGGTCCTGGGTCTCCGGAGGAGAGCATCTCGCACCAGCACCTGCCCACGGGTGGGAGCGTGTCACCCAAGTTCATGCCCACGGATGGGAGCATCTTGTGTGAGCACCAAGGCCGTGGATCCGCATGTGAGAGCATCTTCCACATGGCCATGGGTGGGAGCATCTCACCCACATCCATGCCCATGGATAAGAACATCTCACCCACGTCCATGCCCATGGGTAAGAACATCTCGCCCGAGTCCCTGCCCACGGATGAGAGCATCTTCCATGAGCACCAAGGCCGTGGATCCACATATGAGAGCATCTTCCACGTGTCCACAGGTGGGAGCATCTCACCCACGTCCATGCCCATGGATAAGAACATCTCACCCACGTCCATGCCCATGGATAAGAACATCTCACCCACGTCCATGCCCATGGATAAGAACATCTTGCCCATGTCCATGCCCATGAGTAAGAACATCTCACCTGAGTCCCTGCCCACGGATGAGAGCATCTTCCATGAGCACCAAGGCCGTGGATCCACATACGAGAGCATCTTCCACGTGTCTACAGGTGGGAGCGTCTTGCATGAGCATCTGCCGACAGATGGGACCATCTCAGCCAAGTCCATGCCCATCGATGGGAGCATCTTGCACGAGCACCAAAGCTGGGGATTCGCATATGAGAGCATCTCGCACGTGTCCATGGGTGGTAGCATCTCAAACGAGCACCGTGGCCATGTGCCTACAAATGGGAGCATCTCGCCCAGGTCCATGTCCATGGCTGGGAGCATCTCCCCCATGTCCGTGCCCGTGGATGAGACCATCTTGCAGGAGCATGTGCCCATAGATGGCACCATCTCGCCCAAATCCACGCCCACAGATGAGACCAACACATCCAAGTCCGTGCCCACAGATGGGAGCATCTCGCATGAGGTCCCAAAGGATGGGACCATCTCATACAAGTCCATACCCATGGATGGGACCATCTCACCCCAGTCTGTGCCCATGGATGGGACCATCTCACAGCAGCACGTGCCCACGGATGGGACCATCTCACCCAAGTTCACGCCCACGGATGGGACCATCTCACCCAAGTTCACGCCCACGGATGGGACCAT CTCACCCAAGTTCATGTCCACGGATGGGACCACCTCACCCGAGCACCGGGACCCCCAATGCAGcgaagaggaagatgatgatgaagatgacaATGGCTCCTCCTCCCGGGAGGAAGATGCTGAGGAAGACGAGgatctggaggaggaggagccccACTTCCACACCAACCCCCTCTTCCAGAGCCGGGtgctggcacccatgggtgcccggtGGGTGCCGGTCTACCGGCCCCACGGCGCCGCCCTGCAGCCGCTGCTCATCACCGAGGGGGACGACGCcatggggggcaccggggagggacgggggtgtcccccccccacccccacccccccaccctttGGGTGCCTCCCGGCAGGAGGGGACCTCGACAGCGCCGTGGAGCGGG gacccccccgacccccaggCCTGGCGCTCTCCGACCCCCTGGATCTGCCCCCAGGATCTGGGGATACCCCCAGCCCCCTACGGCTGCAGCCAGAATGGGGATACCGggacccccctggacccccaaccCCTTTGGAGATCCCGGGGGGGGGTgaccgggaccccccagccccggttACCCCCCAGCTGTGGCCTCAGGAGGGGGAGACCAGGATCTGCCCCTCCCCAGGCCCCCGACCCCCCCAAAGCCACCCCTGGGAGGGGGGTACCAGCCCCCTGCCAGGTCCTTGGCTCCCCCCGATttgccccagggaggggggtaccagacccccccaacccccccagatTTGCCCCAAAGAGGGGGGAACCAGCCCCCCGCCAAGCCCTTGCCCCCCCCCGATTTGA